AGAGAAGCTGCTGCCGAAGCACCAGCCAAACCAGTACCTACTACAATAATGTCAAACTTTCTCTTGTTTGCAGGGTTCACAAGCTTAGTCTCAAACTTGTGCTTGTCCCATTTTTCTGCCAATGGGCCTGCAGGTATTTTTGAGTTCAGCGTCATATCTTATTTGTAATTAGAGACAATACTTTTAACCACCTATTTTCTGTGTCATTATTTTCCCATTGCCATCATCACCACCGGGATGATGGCAAAAAGTGCAGGAACTACGATTGAATAACCGTAACCCAACAGCTTCACGATTGGTGTGTACTTGCTGTTGTTTACACCCAACGTTTGGAAAGCACTAGCGAAGCCATGCCACAGGTGGTAAGCCAATACTGCCATAGAGATTACATACAGCGCCACCCACATTGGGCTTTGGTATGCTTCCATTACAACCAAGTAAAGGTCTTTTACTGGGCTACCTCCATTGAAGCCTGCGTAAGATACTTCTGGCATTGAGCCATAGTGTACTCTACCCCAGAACTGCGCCAGGTGGATTACCAGAAATACAAAGATCAGTGATCCAAGCAGACCCATATTTGCAGATGCCCACG
This portion of the Limibacter armeniacum genome encodes:
- a CDS encoding succinate dehydrogenase cytochrome b subunit encodes the protein MSWLTRTLSSSVGKKLLMATSGILLIVFLIGHLAGNLQLLMNDGGEAFNKYAHFMSTNGGVQITAWAFKLFFAVHIIWAVILTINNRKARGPHAYAKSKNSASSWASANMGLLGSLIFVFLVIHLAQFWGRVHYGSMPEVSYAGFNGGSPVKDLYLVVMEAYQSPMWVALYVISMAVLAYHLWHGFASAFQTLGVNNSKYTPIVKLLGYGYSIVVPALFAIIPVVMMAMGK